One Camelina sativa cultivar DH55 chromosome 3, Cs, whole genome shotgun sequence genomic window carries:
- the LOC104760455 gene encoding uncharacterized protein LOC104760455, protein MEMAEGEGTTEENYDVDIATTASSLGGSGVFHIINDIVGFVLYMHQQIPSVLQDMSLEFDGLQTEFVDLEANLTQPEVKPLVRRKLVSRKREVKNEIKKLEKLMKTISSLRSALQLMIREAPGIQKVVLILGGSPLRPQNAYELLFTQHSDYVMGYEGDFAKSKAAEALSKKTIRALISTGAGSTSYPGPMRLFILVHAPPTLNLPQHFLPKRDFRYNRKFVPSKLRFKCRNQESATNSSLNSSTSDLIWFQCRHVIKGLAFHQPVEE, encoded by the exons ATGGAGATGGCCGAAGGAGAAGGAACTACAGAGGAGAATTACGACGTAGACATCGCGACAACCGCTTCTTCGCTCGGCGGCTCCGGCGTCTTCCATATTATCAATGACATAGTCGGTTTCGTCCTCTATATGCACCAGCAGATCCCTTC GGTATTACAAGACATGAGTCTTGAGTTTGATGGATTGCAAACAGAATTTGTGGATTTG GAGGCGAATCTTACACAACCTGAAGTGAAACCACTGGTTAGAAGAAAACTGGTGAGTAGAAAGAGGGAGGTGAAGAACGAAATTAAGAAACTGGAGAAACTGATGAAAACCATCTCTAGTCTCCGAAGTGCCCTGCAGTTAATGATCCGTGAAGCTCCTGGAATTCAGAAAGTTGTGTTGATCCTTGGTGGTAGTCCATTACGGCCTCAAAATGCTTATGAGTTATTATTCACACAACACAGTGACTATGTTATGGGATACGAAGGTGACTTTGCAAAATCTAAAGCTGCAGAGGCACTTTCAAAAAAG ACTATCCGAGCACTGATATCGACGGGTGCTGGATCAACTTCTTACCCAG GTCCAATGAGGCTCTTCATATTGGTTCATGCTCCGCCTACTCTGAATCTTCCCCAACATTTCCTTCCTAAACGAGACTTCAGATACAACAGAAAG TTTGTGCCTTCAAAGTTGAGATTCAAGTGCAGAAATCAAGAAAGTGCTACAAATTCTTCCCTCAACTCTAGCACAAGTGATTTGATATG GTTCCAATGTCGACATGTGATAAAGGGCTTAGCTTTCCATCAACCAGTGGAAGAATAA
- the LOC104760463 gene encoding DNA repair helicase XPD isoform X2, which yields MIFKIEDVTVYFPYDNIYPEQYEYMVELKRTLDAKGHCLLEMPTGTGKTIALLSLITSYRLSRPDSPIKLVYCTRTVHEMEKTLAELKVLHDYQVLHLGTQAKILAIGLSSRKNLCVNTKVLAAENRDSVDAACRKRTASWVRALSTENPNIELCDYFENYEKAAENALLPPGVYTLEDLRAFGKNRGWCPYFLARHMVQFANVIVYSYQYLLDPKVAGIISKELQKESVVVFDEAHNIDNVCIEALSVSVRRVTLEGANRNLNKIREEIDRSKATDAGRLRAEYNRLVEGLALRGDLSGGDQWLANPALPHDILKEAVPGNIRRAEHFVHVLRRLLQYLGVRLDTENVEKESPVSFVSSLNSQAGIEQKTLKFCYDRLQSLMLTLEITDTDEFLPIQTVCDFATLVGTYARGFSIIIEPYDERMPHIPDPILQLSCHDASLAIKPVFDRFQSVVITSGTLSPIDLYPRLLSFTPVVSRSFKMSMTRDCICPMVLTRGSDQLPVSTKFDMRSDPGVVRNYGKLLVEMVSIVPDGVVCFFVSYSYMDGIIATWNETGILKEIMQQKLVFIETQDVVETTLALDNYRRACDCGRGAVFFSVARGKVAEGIDFDRHYGRLVVMYGVPFQYTLSKILLARLEYLRDTFQIKEGDFLTFDALRQAAQCVGRVIRSKADYGMMIFADKRYSRHDKRSKLPGWILSHLRDAHLNLSTDMAIHIAREFLRKMAQPYDKTGTMGRKTLLTQEDLEKMAETGVQDMAY from the exons atgatcttCAAGATCGAAGACGTAACTGTCTACTTCCCTTATGACAACATATACCCAGAACAATACGAATACATGGTTGAATTGAAGCGAACCCTAGACGCCAAAGGACATTGTCTTCTCGAGATGCCTACCGGAACTGGTAAAACCATTGCCCTTCTCTCCCTTATCACCAGTTATCGACTCTCTCGTCCTGATTCTCCGATAAAGCTTGTTTACTGCACTCGTACTGTCCACGAGATGGAGAAGACGTTAGCTGAGCTTAAGGTGCTACATGACTACCAAGTACTCCATCTCGGCACCCAGGCTAAGATCCTCGCCATTGGTCTTTCCTCTCGGAAGAATCTTTGCGTCAATACTAAGGTTTTAGCAGCGGAGAATCGTGATTCTGTTGATGCGGCGTGTAGGAAACGCACTGCTAGTTGGGTTAGGGCTTTGTCTACTGAGAATCCAAATATAGAACTCTGTGACTACTTTGAGAACTATGAAAAGGCTGCTGAAAATGCCCTGTTACCTCCTGGTGTTTATACTTTGGAG gATTTACGGGCGTTTGGTAAGAATCGTGGATGGTGTCCTTACTTTCTCGCGAGGCATATGGTTCAGTTCGCCAACGTTATTGTTTATAGCTATCAGTACTTACTGGATCCTAAGGTTGCTGGAATTATATCAAAGGAGTTACAAAAGGAGTCAGTTGTAGTGTTTGACGAGGCCCATAATATCGATAATGTGTGTATTGAAGCACTCAGCGTCAGTGTGAGGAGGGTTACTCTTGAAGGAGCTAATCGAAATCTTAATAAGATAAGGGAAGAAATTGATAG GTCCAAGGCTACTGATGCAGGAAGATTGCGAGCTGAATATAACCGACTGGTTGAGGGTTTAGCACTGAGAGGGGACTTATCTG GAGGTGATCAATGGCTTGCAAACCCTGCACTGCCCCATGATATTCTCAAGGAGGCTGTCCCGGGGAATATCAGACGGGCTGAGCATTTTGTGCATGTTTTACGCCGATTACTTCAGTACTTGGGGGTACGGCTGGACACTGAGAACGTAGAGAAAGAAAGCCCTGTTAGCTTTGTATCGTCGCTGAATTCTCAGGCTGGAATTGAGCAGAAAACACTGAAGTTCTGTTATGACCGGCTCCAGTCTCTCATGCTAACCCTTGAAATTACAGACACAGATGAGTTTTTGCCAATCCAGACAGTGTGCGATTTTGCAACTCTTGTTGGGACATATGCTCGGGGATTTTCCATCATAATTGAGCCTTATGACGAGAGAATGCCTCATATTCCAGATCCTATATTGCAG TTGAGCTGTCATGATGCGTCTCTGGCGATCAAACCAGTGTTTGATCGTTTCCAATCAGTCGTGATTACATCAGGCACCTTGAGCCCAATTGATCTTTATCCCCGTCTTCTTAGTTTCACTCCTGTTGTTAGTCGAAGCTTTAAGATGTCAATGACACGAGACTGCATCTGCCCTATGGTTCTAACTCGGGGAAG tgaTCAGCTTCCTGTTAGCACCAAATTTGACATGAGAAGTGATCCTGGTGTTGTGAGGAATTACGGAAAGCTTTTGGTAGAGATGGTATCTATTGTTCCTGATGGAgttgtttgcttctttgttaGTTACTCATACATGGATGGCATTATTGCTACATGGAATGAAACTGGAATTCTGAAG GAAATAATGCAACAGAAGCTTGTTTTCATCGAAACACAAGATGTCGTAGAAACAACATTGGCGCTGGATAATTATCGCAGGGCTTGCGATTGCGGAAGAGGTGCAGTTTTCTTCTCCGTGGCTAG GGGGAAAGTTGCTGAAGGTATCGATTTTGATCGTCATTATGGAAGACTGGTTGTAATGTACGGAGTGCCTTTCCAGTATACATTAAGCAA GATATTACTAGCAAGATTGGAGTATCTGCGTGATACATTTCAGATTAAAGAAGGCGATTTCCTAACTTTTGATGCACTG AGGCAAGCAGCTCAATGTGTAGGGCGAGTAATCCGGTCAAAGGCTGATTATGGGATGATGATATTTGCAGACAAAAG ATATAGCCGTCATGATAAGCGGTCCAAACTACCCGGTTGGATACTTTCACATCTGCGGGATGCACACTTGAATCTAAGCACAGACATGGCTATTCACATTGCTCGAGAG ttTCTAAGGAAAATGGCTCAACCGTATGATAAGACGGGTACAATGGGAAGGAAAACTCTGTTGACACAAGAAGATTTGGAGAAGATGGCTGAGACTGGTGTGCAAGACATGGCTTATTAG
- the LOC104760463 gene encoding DNA repair helicase XPD isoform X1 has protein sequence MIFKIEDVTVYFPYDNIYPEQYEYMVELKRTLDAKGHCLLEMPTGTGKTIALLSLITSYRLSRPDSPIKLVYCTRTVHEMEKTLAELKVLHDYQVLHLGTQAKILAIGLSSRKNLCVNTKVLAAENRDSVDAACRKRTASWVRALSTENPNIELCDYFENYEKAAENALLPPGVYTLEDLRAFGKNRGWCPYFLARHMVQFANVIVYSYQYLLDPKVAGIISKELQKESVVVFDEAHNIDNVCIEALSVSVRRVTLEGANRNLNKIREEIDSVQLVGRSKATDAGRLRAEYNRLVEGLALRGDLSGGDQWLANPALPHDILKEAVPGNIRRAEHFVHVLRRLLQYLGVRLDTENVEKESPVSFVSSLNSQAGIEQKTLKFCYDRLQSLMLTLEITDTDEFLPIQTVCDFATLVGTYARGFSIIIEPYDERMPHIPDPILQLSCHDASLAIKPVFDRFQSVVITSGTLSPIDLYPRLLSFTPVVSRSFKMSMTRDCICPMVLTRGSDQLPVSTKFDMRSDPGVVRNYGKLLVEMVSIVPDGVVCFFVSYSYMDGIIATWNETGILKEIMQQKLVFIETQDVVETTLALDNYRRACDCGRGAVFFSVARGKVAEGIDFDRHYGRLVVMYGVPFQYTLSKILLARLEYLRDTFQIKEGDFLTFDALRQAAQCVGRVIRSKADYGMMIFADKRYSRHDKRSKLPGWILSHLRDAHLNLSTDMAIHIAREFLRKMAQPYDKTGTMGRKTLLTQEDLEKMAETGVQDMAY, from the exons atgatcttCAAGATCGAAGACGTAACTGTCTACTTCCCTTATGACAACATATACCCAGAACAATACGAATACATGGTTGAATTGAAGCGAACCCTAGACGCCAAAGGACATTGTCTTCTCGAGATGCCTACCGGAACTGGTAAAACCATTGCCCTTCTCTCCCTTATCACCAGTTATCGACTCTCTCGTCCTGATTCTCCGATAAAGCTTGTTTACTGCACTCGTACTGTCCACGAGATGGAGAAGACGTTAGCTGAGCTTAAGGTGCTACATGACTACCAAGTACTCCATCTCGGCACCCAGGCTAAGATCCTCGCCATTGGTCTTTCCTCTCGGAAGAATCTTTGCGTCAATACTAAGGTTTTAGCAGCGGAGAATCGTGATTCTGTTGATGCGGCGTGTAGGAAACGCACTGCTAGTTGGGTTAGGGCTTTGTCTACTGAGAATCCAAATATAGAACTCTGTGACTACTTTGAGAACTATGAAAAGGCTGCTGAAAATGCCCTGTTACCTCCTGGTGTTTATACTTTGGAG gATTTACGGGCGTTTGGTAAGAATCGTGGATGGTGTCCTTACTTTCTCGCGAGGCATATGGTTCAGTTCGCCAACGTTATTGTTTATAGCTATCAGTACTTACTGGATCCTAAGGTTGCTGGAATTATATCAAAGGAGTTACAAAAGGAGTCAGTTGTAGTGTTTGACGAGGCCCATAATATCGATAATGTGTGTATTGAAGCACTCAGCGTCAGTGTGAGGAGGGTTACTCTTGAAGGAGCTAATCGAAATCTTAATAAGATAAGGGAAGAAATTGATAG TGTCCAACTGGTAGGAAGGTCCAAGGCTACTGATGCAGGAAGATTGCGAGCTGAATATAACCGACTGGTTGAGGGTTTAGCACTGAGAGGGGACTTATCTG GAGGTGATCAATGGCTTGCAAACCCTGCACTGCCCCATGATATTCTCAAGGAGGCTGTCCCGGGGAATATCAGACGGGCTGAGCATTTTGTGCATGTTTTACGCCGATTACTTCAGTACTTGGGGGTACGGCTGGACACTGAGAACGTAGAGAAAGAAAGCCCTGTTAGCTTTGTATCGTCGCTGAATTCTCAGGCTGGAATTGAGCAGAAAACACTGAAGTTCTGTTATGACCGGCTCCAGTCTCTCATGCTAACCCTTGAAATTACAGACACAGATGAGTTTTTGCCAATCCAGACAGTGTGCGATTTTGCAACTCTTGTTGGGACATATGCTCGGGGATTTTCCATCATAATTGAGCCTTATGACGAGAGAATGCCTCATATTCCAGATCCTATATTGCAG TTGAGCTGTCATGATGCGTCTCTGGCGATCAAACCAGTGTTTGATCGTTTCCAATCAGTCGTGATTACATCAGGCACCTTGAGCCCAATTGATCTTTATCCCCGTCTTCTTAGTTTCACTCCTGTTGTTAGTCGAAGCTTTAAGATGTCAATGACACGAGACTGCATCTGCCCTATGGTTCTAACTCGGGGAAG tgaTCAGCTTCCTGTTAGCACCAAATTTGACATGAGAAGTGATCCTGGTGTTGTGAGGAATTACGGAAAGCTTTTGGTAGAGATGGTATCTATTGTTCCTGATGGAgttgtttgcttctttgttaGTTACTCATACATGGATGGCATTATTGCTACATGGAATGAAACTGGAATTCTGAAG GAAATAATGCAACAGAAGCTTGTTTTCATCGAAACACAAGATGTCGTAGAAACAACATTGGCGCTGGATAATTATCGCAGGGCTTGCGATTGCGGAAGAGGTGCAGTTTTCTTCTCCGTGGCTAG GGGGAAAGTTGCTGAAGGTATCGATTTTGATCGTCATTATGGAAGACTGGTTGTAATGTACGGAGTGCCTTTCCAGTATACATTAAGCAA GATATTACTAGCAAGATTGGAGTATCTGCGTGATACATTTCAGATTAAAGAAGGCGATTTCCTAACTTTTGATGCACTG AGGCAAGCAGCTCAATGTGTAGGGCGAGTAATCCGGTCAAAGGCTGATTATGGGATGATGATATTTGCAGACAAAAG ATATAGCCGTCATGATAAGCGGTCCAAACTACCCGGTTGGATACTTTCACATCTGCGGGATGCACACTTGAATCTAAGCACAGACATGGCTATTCACATTGCTCGAGAG ttTCTAAGGAAAATGGCTCAACCGTATGATAAGACGGGTACAATGGGAAGGAAAACTCTGTTGACACAAGAAGATTTGGAGAAGATGGCTGAGACTGGTGTGCAAGACATGGCTTATTAG